A window of Aerococcus urinae contains these coding sequences:
- a CDS encoding ArpU family phage packaging/lysis transcriptional regulator: MFYIPPIDEEKTAKKADSILSDYDRLRRLSGYQGRLVANYRYTPEKHVKNAGNYSEDLIEIREEAKAKVLEIENAIDLVEPELGKILEKKYIKHFKNTDIYREYYYSESTFYRFLKKAQIQFAEAFKGGELLCFKNETDRITWN; the protein is encoded by the coding sequence ATGTTCTATATTCCGCCAATTGATGAAGAAAAAACTGCAAAAAAAGCCGATAGTATATTAAGCGATTATGACCGTTTAAGACGACTTAGCGGCTACCAAGGCCGTTTAGTAGCTAACTATAGATATACCCCTGAAAAGCATGTAAAAAATGCTGGTAATTATTCCGAGGACCTAATAGAGATCAGAGAAGAGGCTAAAGCTAAAGTATTAGAAATTGAAAACGCAATTGATTTAGTAGAGCCCGAACTAGGCAAAATTTTGGAAAAAAAGTATATTAAGCACTTCAAAAATACTGATATATATAGAGAGTATTACTATTCTGAATCCACTTTTTACAGGTTCTTAAAAAAGGCTCAAATTCAGTTCGCAGAGGCCTTTAAAGGAGGTGAGCTATTATGCTTTAAGAACGAAACCGATCGTATTACTTGGAATTAA